The DNA segment ACCGACTCGGCGGCTGCCCAACTCGCCTCCTTCGAGAGGTTCATGGAGATCGAGGCGACCCGCGTCGCCGAGGCCGCCGCGAGCGGCAGGCAGTTCGTCATCCTCGACCGGTCCGTGGACACCCTCCTCGCCCACGCGTACGCCCTGGACGCCCTGTTCGGGTACGGCGTCCACCACCAGCTCCGCGACCGCCTCAAGACGCCTTCCTTCCTGCGCCCCGACCACACCCTCTACCTCGACGTACCGGCCGAGGCGCTCCACCTCCGCCGGAAGACCGCCGGCCACACCGCCGCCGAGTCCGAGTACTTCCTCCACGAGCCCGGCTTCCTCCACCACGCCCGCGACTACTTCGTTCACGCACCCCGTCGGCCCGTGACACGAGAGCTCACGGTCCTGGCCGCTGACGTCGGCCCGGACGACGTCGCCCAGGCCGTGGAAGCCCTCGTCACCTTCTGGGCGAGGTGAAGGAAGATGCCCACCGCCCTGTTCGCCTGGCGCCGCACCCCGCCCCCGTTCCTCATCGGCGGCGCCGAGGTTACCCAGCAGCTCCTCGCCGAGGAACTTGCCGCCGCCGGCTGGCACGTCAACTATCTCGGCTCGCACGAGGCCCCCTGGAACGGAGCCACCCAGCTCCCCGCGATGCGCGCCCACCTGGATACGCATGGCGTCCCGTACGACGAGGCGGGCGGCGCCCTGCGCTACCGGTGGAACGGGGTCGAGTGTGCGGCGTTCATGCAGAACAACGTGGAGCACGCGCTGGGCAGCCTCCTGGGAGATCTCCGCCCCGATGCCGTGTTCACCTCGCAGGAGGGCTCGGCGCAGCTCGCCGCGCAGGCCAGACCGACCGCGCTCGTCGCTGGCCTCCTGCACTCCGTTTCCGCCACCGGCCTGGGGGTCCTCGCCGGCCGACCGCACTACGGCCTCGCCATGTCGGAGTTCGTCCGGGCACGCGCACCCCACACGCCTGGCACTCGCCTCGCCGTGATGTACCCGCCGTTCGCGCTGACCGGGGAGGACTCTGGCGAGGGCCGCACCGCGTCCGTACTCATGATCAATCCCATCCCCGCCAAGGGATCCGAGCTACTGCACCGACTCTTCCGGCTCATGCCGGAACAGCACTTCACCTTGGTCGAAGGCTGGTGGGATACGGCCGCCGACTTCGCCGCTTACCCGAACGTGACGTACGTGCCCCGCGTGTACGACATGGGGCCTCTGTACCGCAGCCATCGCCTGCTGCTGGTCCCATCCACCGTGGAAGACGCTTTCCCCCGCGTGATCGTCGAGGCCGGGCTCCACGGCGTCCCGAGCATCGGGACCGACCGGGGCGGCATCCCCGAAGCCATCGGCGACGCCGGAATCGTTCTGCCGAGCACAGCCGGCCCCGACAGGTGGGCAAGCGCGATCCGGGAGGCGGACCACGAGGCGCTGGGTATGAGGGCCCGGCGTGAGGCGGTCACGTTCACGCGACCGTGCCTGCCCGAGCTTCGGGAGCTGGGGATCTAGGCAGATCCGGTGAATGCCCGCTCCACCGCGTCGAGCCGCTCCGTCCACCAGTGAAGAAGCGCCTCGTCGGCGACGAACAGCTCGTCGCAGGAGTGGTCGCCCCGGTCGTAGTGGAACTCGAGCTGCCAGAAGTCCGTCATCCGCTTCCACCACAGTCGTCGCGCGGCGTCGAGCAATGCGGCCGGTTCCAACGGGATCACCGACCGGTAGCCGGCCACGAACGCCGACACCCGCTCCAGGTCGAAGACGCCCTCCACCCCGAACTGCACCTGCGCCGTACGAACGACTTCTTCCGCGTGCGGGCGGACTCCCAGCCGATCCCAGTCCAGGACGGCAACCAGTTCGCCGTCCGCCCAGAGGAGGTTCCGGTACTGGAAGTCACCGTGCGTCCAGCCATGCGGGCCCGCAGGGGTGTCTCCCTCGGGGCGCAGGTGGGCGTGCTTGTCGAGGAGGATCTTGCGCTCTTCGAGGGCAGTCTCCGCGGCCCTGTCGAAAGCGTCGCCTGCGCCCCGGGCCGACACGGCTCCGGCAAGCCGGTCAGCCTTCTGGACGGCTCGGCTGGCCTCGGTCACCTCAGCGGTGACCGAGGCCGGCACTGCGGGCATCCCGGCCTCATCGACAGCACGGCCGAGTGCCGTATGGAGTCCCGCGAGGTGTGTGCCGAGCTTGTACGTCTGCGTCAGCGACAGGTCGGTTCCGCGAACGTGTTCCCCTGCCGACCAGGGAAAGAGGCAGTAGACGCCACCGCGAACCTCGGCGATCACATCGCCGTGGACGGTGGGGAGCGGGGCACATACGGGAACGCCGTACGAAGCCAGGACGGGAAGGACCGCGAGGTTGCGACGCAGTCGATTGAGCGGCACGTCCGTGACCCGCTTGAGGGCGAACCTCCCGGCCCGGGTGTCCAGCCGCCAGTTCACGTTCATGAGGCCATCGGCCAGGTGCTGTCGGTCCAGTACTTCGTCGATGTCGTATGCCCGGATCAGCTCGGCAAGATCGTCTGCGGGGAGGTGCGTCCTGTCCGCCACGTTCGCGTCGGTCACCCTGGCGACGATACGGGAGTCGGCCGTGCAGACGCACAAGGATCATTGGTCTGTCTCGGTGGGACGCGCCCGTTCCCCGAAGGAACGAATCGGGTGTTCCCCGAGGGAACGCTTTCCCTGTTCCCTCGGGGAACACGAGGGTCGGTCAACGCCGCCGCACCTGCGGCTGCTGTACGGCGGTCGGTGTGGCCGCCGGCGGGCGGACCGGGGTGGCAGGGAGCCGTGTGGTGCTGCGGGCCATGGCTGCCTGGGCGAGAGGGCTGGGTGCATGGCGTTGCCCGAGGCGGTGGACGCGCCAGGTCAGGGCGCGGGCGGGGCTGCGGGCGTCGTCGAGGGTGCGTTGACCGAGGGCCTGATCAAGGAGGGTGGCCGGGTTGTGGCCGGCTGTCTCCGCGTCGGCGAGGGTCGTGGTGAGGGCGTCCCAAGCGGGGTCCTTCAGGATGCGGTCGGCGTGCTCGGGGACGGTCTGCTGGAGGTGGCGGGCGTAGCGCTGCTTGGTCTGGATGCCGGGGGTGCGGCGGGCGAGGTCGTCCAGGACCGGGACGGCGACCTGGGCGTACACCGTCTGGAGGTGGACGAGCGTCTGCTGGGCTGCTGCCTCCTGTTGGGCGTGCTGGTGGGCGCGGTGCCAGTGCCTCGCGAACGCCACGGCGATGAGGGCGGCGTCCAGCAGCATCGCCAGCCCGGCTCCGTCGCGAGTCGCGGCGGGGGTGCGCAGGATCGTCTGGACGCTGCGGCGCAAGGCGCGGGTGCTGTCGAGGTCGGCGGTGATGCGGGAGCGGGTGGCGCGCTCGAAGAGGGCGGCGGCGCGTTCGAGCTCGCTCCTCACGGCGGCCGGTGCGGTGAGGGGGAGCAGGTCGAGGGCTTCGCCGAGGGCGACGAGCTGGCCTTGGGCGATGGGGTCGTCTCCGTGGGTGAGGTGGTGGGGGATGCGTTCGGTGGCGGCGGTGGCCTGGTGCCAGGGGTCGGCCGGGCGGACGCTGGCCGGTTCGGGGGCGGTGGCGGTGAGGCGGTGGCGGACCTTGGGCAGGGAGAGGTCGCCGGCGAGGGTGGAGCCGGAGAACCACACCAGTTCGCCGTGCTTGTTGAGGTCGCCGGGCAGGGCGACGCTGTAGCCGAGGACGTCGCCGGACGGTCCGGTCTTGGGCCGCACTGCGACGCCGGTCGCTTCCAGCAGGGCGAAGAACTCGGTCTCGGTGGACGCGGCGGCCATCGCTCGCCGTACGCGCGTGCGCAGGATCTCGCGGGTGGTGGTGTCCTGGCCCTGGCGCTTGGCCTTGAAGTGCTCCTTGCTGGTGGGGCGTTTGGCGGCGGTGCCGTCGCCGGGGTTGAGGCGGCGCAGGCCGAGGTCAGTTTCGATCTTGCGGGCTTCGCGTTGGACGGCGCGGATGTCGTGGTCGCGGCGGGGGCGGCGGCTGTCCTGGCGTACGAGGGTGGCGGCGATGTGGATGTGGTCGTCTGCGTGGCGGACGGCGACCCAGCGGCAGGCTTCCTCGTCGCCTTCGGGGGCGATGCCGGCGGCGGCCACGATCCGGCGGGCGATGTCCGCCCACTGGGCGTCGGTCAGGATCGGGTCCTCGGGCGCGGCACGGACCGGGCAGTGCCACACCGTGGTCTCCGGGGCCTTGTCGCCGAGCATCTTCACGGGCTGGTCGAGCTGCGCGGCGAGCTGGTCCTCGACGTCCCTGGGGTTGCGGTGGGGGCTGCGACCCGGGTCGGGTGCGAAGCCGTTCCAGGACGCGACGAGGTGCGGGTCGGCGTGCTCGTTGGCACTGCCCGGACCGTAGAGGTAGCCGATGAGACGACGGGTGGCGCGGGCACCCTTGCCAAGGATGATCTTCGGAATCACGTGCTCAGCGCCCTGAGGTCACCTGAGCGATGGCCATGTCCACATCGGTGATCGACGCTTCGACCCGGCCCAGCAGCTTTTGCACGAGGTCCAGTGCGGGCCATGCGCCGTCCTTGTTGAGGTGCCATGCGAGCTGGTTGAGGTTGCCGCCGATCTTGCCGAGCTGCCCGTTGGCCGCCATCAGCGCCTTGACCATGGCCCGGTAATCGGCCACCGCGGCGGTGGGGTCATCCGCACGGGCGGCGGCCAGCGAAGTTTCGGCGACATATCCACCGACGGGCATGCGGCTGAGAGCGGCGGCGTTCGCGAGGAGGGCGAACTCGTCGTCGCTGTAGCGGGGGTGGACGCGCTTCTCGCGCAGCGTGGGTTCGCGAAGGCGGCGGCGCGGCATGGGCGGCTGTGGGGCTTTTCCCCGAGTCGGCTCCCCCGGGCCGGCCGACCCCGGTGCCCCCTCGGCGCCGGATGCCTCCGCCTCCCCTGGGGCGGAGGCCGGGTAAGGACTCCTTACCCGACAACTTGCTGCGCGGTTGAGGCCGGTGGTCGTCTCCTGCTGGGTGGTGGGGAGTTCGCGGTGTGGGTCCTGCATGGGGTCGGTTCTCCGTGAGGTGCTGGGTGCTTGGCTGTGTGAGGCCCCCGTGTCCCCGTGCTCGGTTGCACGGGTACACGGGATGCGCCGAAGGGCGGGGTCAGACGGTGCGCGCGGGGGAGGCGGCTTCGTCGAGTGACCCGGCTTCGAAGGCGTTGTCCGTGACGGGTTGGACTTGACGGGTGCGGTCGGCCTGCAGTTGGTCGCGCAGGAGCCGGGAGGGCTTCTGGCCGATCCGTAGTTCGGTACGCAGTCCCACGGCGGTGAGCTGTTCGTCGGGCCAGTCGGCGGTCAGGAGTCGGGCCCGGTCGAGGAGTTCGGGCGTGATGCCGGTGTGGTCGGTAGTCGACTTGGCGGCGGGGACCTGGCCGGTCGCTCGACGGCGGGTGGCTCCGGTCGACTCCGCCACGGTGGCCGACCGGGGAGGCCGGGCCGCGGGGGCCGACTCGTCTCCCTTGGCCGGCCCCAGGTCGGGTGCCTCGGTGGCCTTCACGGGGGTCGACTCGGTCAGCTGCTCGGGAACCGATTCGGCCCGGTCAGGCGTCGACTGCGGGACCTGTTCGCCGGCCGACTGGGCAGAGGCCGTTTCGGGGGAGTCGGCCGACTCGGTGTTGTGGTGCAGCACCTTGGCCACGAGGTCCGACCCGAAGTAGATCGACCCGACCGGGAGCGAGGTCGCCAGCAGCACGAGGGCCCAGTTCGCGTAGTTCAAGTCGGTCAGTCGGCCCCACTGGATCGAGTCGGTGTGCAGGGCCGGTACGAGGCCGTGCACGTAGTTCAGCAGGAGGCTCGCGATCGTGTAGGTCGCCAGGAACCGCAGCGCGAACTTCCGATCGGCACCGGTCAGCACGAGCGTGGCGATCAGGGCGAGGGCCATCAGCCCGTCGACCACGATCGGGTAGAGAAAGGCAGCGGTGGAGTCGGCGCCGATGGCGCGGGCCACGTCGGACAGCGCGTTCCACGAGACCCGGAAGGCCATGAGGACGACGGCCACCAGGCCGATGACGAGGGCGAAGCGTCCCGTGCGGTTCACGCGACGACCCCCAGCGGGTGCGGGTGCGGGTGCTCGGCGAGCTTCGTCAGGATCGCCGTGCTGTGTGAGGGTCTGGTCCCCGGCGGCCGAGGTGAGCGGCGCGATGCGGGCGCGGATGCTGCGTATCGCTGCCGGGGTGCTTGGGGCAGGGAAATGCAAGGGAGTGGTCTCCAGGTGGGGAAGGGCGTGGCTGCCGGGCTCGTCGGGGAGCGTGGCGGGTGACCTGTCGCGACCCGTCGCGTGCCTGGTCAGGGCGGGTACGGGTCGGGGCGGCGACATCGGGTCGACCCGTCACGGGCGGGTGACCCGTCCCGGCCCTGACCTGCACGGCGACGGGTCGGGACGGGTCGTGGCGGGTCAGGCGCCGGTCGTGGGTCCTGGCAGGAGCAGCGGCTCGGTGGCCGGTGCGGGCTCGGGGCAGTACCGGTTCCAGGCGTCGGCGAACTGCTCACGCGCGAAGCCCCTGGCTTGGAAGCCGTCGGGGAAGCGGTGGCTGGACGCGCTGATCCCGTAGTCCTTCAGCAGAAGCTGGAGGCCGCGTGGGGTCAGGCCCTTGTCCTTGTACTCCGGCCAGGGCGACTCGGTGTCCTCGTTGAGGATGCCGAGCAGGCGGCCGGTACGGAGCAGGGCCGGATTACCTTCGGCGGCGAAGACGCGGCGGATGTCGGCCAGGAGCCGGAGGTTCAGGGCGCTGTTGTCCTGGTCCTGCTCGGCCTCGTGCCTCGTCATCGCCAGGCAGGCGGCACGCGCGGCCTCGGGCCAGGCGCCGCCGGCGAGGTCGGCGACGGCGACCAGCGGCTCCCAGGTGTCGGCGGCCCGGTCCTCGACCGGCATCGTCGGGGTGAGGTCCATCGCGGTGGCATGCAGCGGTGCCAGCCACTCCACGAGTCGGTCTCGTACGGCGTGCAGGGTGGTGGTGTCCCGTACGGTGCGGAACTCGGCGACCTTCTCGCCCGGCCTGCGCCGTCGCATCCGGATCACGACCGAGCGGTCCATGATCGTGTCGGGCAGGTCGCCGATCCCGGCGAGGGCTGCCATGGCGAAGGTCGGGAACTTCGACACCTCGTGGTTCGGGCCGGAGACCCGCAGGGTGGGCCGGTTGCGCTGGTGGCCGGCGTTGAGCAGGCCGCGCATCTCCTCGTTCTTCTCCGCGACCTTCGCCGATCCGAAGAGGGTGTCGGCCTCGTCGACCAGCAGGGTCGGCGGGTTCTCGGTGATCGACCGGAACACGGCGGCGGCGGAGGCGTTGACCGTGATCAGTGGGTCGTGGACGGTCTCGGTGACCACGTCCAGGAGCCGAGACTTCCCGCACCGCTTCGCGGGGGCGACGACCGCGAGGCGCGGGGCGTGCTGCCACGCCGTCTGCAGGTGCGTGGCCGCCACCCACAGCGTGACGGCGTCCAGCGCCTCCGGCGAGGGGAGGATCACGAACTTCGCTATCTGCCGACGCAGTTCGTCCAGGAGAGCCGATCCGATGGTCGGCTCGGGGGCCTTCTCCTCCACGGGCTCGTCCTCCCGTACGTCCTCGGTGACGTCGGCGGCAGAAGGCCGACCGGTGTACTCACCGGGCTTGCCCGGGACAGCGGTCGGCGGCCATTCGCGCTTGTCGGGGGCGGAATAGGGCTGGGTTTCGGGATGTTCCACGGGGCAGCTCCTCGTCTGGCGGTGGCGGGCTCGCACGCCCGTGCCGCCGGGTTGGTTCTTCCAGGGCCGTTCGGGGTTGCTCGGGCCTCCGGCGTTCCACCGCCGGGGGCCCTTCTCCTTCTCGCGGGCAGCAGGCCGCCGCGAGGGACCACGAACCGTACGTCCACCCCCGGCGACAGTCCAGCGATTCTGTGTCAGCTCAGCGCAGAACCGTCTGCTACCTTTCTCCGCTCTCAAGCTGCCAGTCCCAACAGGTCGAGCAGGTCGGCCGTCACCACGCGGTACGCGTTTCCCAGCCGCAGGACCTTGCACGGGTACTCGCCCCGCTTCGCCAGCTCGTAGCCCTTGCTCCGCCCGAGACCCAGCGCGCGGTTGCCCGTGTCCAGGTCAACGGCCACCGGCAGGGCCAACAGCTCCTCCCGACTCATGCCCTTCGGGCCGGTTTCCACGATGTCGTCGCGCACGCGGCGCCCCCTCTCGTCACAGCCCTCGGCGAACACGACTCCCGCGTCCGGCTCCAGGCCAGCAAGAACCATGATGGGGAAGCTAATGTGTCTGCATGACATAACGCGATGTGGACGATGAAGCGGACGACTTCCCCGAGTGGGTGGACCGGGTCAAGGCCAACGTCGCCGGAGAAGTCCGGCGGAGAAGGAAGGAGATGGGGTGGAGCGCACAGGACCTGGCGGACCGCTGCGAGGAGCTGGGGCACCCCATCCCGCGGAACGTGATCGCCAACATGGAGTCCGGCCGCCGCGCCGTCCTCCCCCTGGTGGACGTCATCGTCCTGGCCGCCGCCCTGGAGACGTACCCGGCCCACCTGATCTTCCCCGTCGGCTACGTCGAGGAGACCCAGGAACTCCCCTTCCAGAGGCTGGTGCCCACCTGGGACGCCCTGCGGCGCTTCACCGGCGAGACAGAAGTGCCCGGGCATGACGCCGGCCTCGTCCCCGACTTCGAACGCCACGCCAGCCTCGTCCGCACCGCGCTCGCCGCCCTCGAAGAGGAGGAGAACGCTCGCTTCGCGGCCAAGCAGGCCACCAGCCGCGCCCAGCGGGAGGAAGCCGAACGCAAGCGGACCGCCTACGCCGACCAGGCCATCTCCGCCAAGTACAACCTCCGCCATCTCCGCCGCGAACTCCGCGAAGAGGGCGCCACTCCACCCGACCTGCCACGCGCGCTGAACGACGTCGACCCGCCCGAACCCGAAACCGACCCCACCCCGGAGGAACGTCTTTGAAGGGCTCCACGACTCTGTTGCTCAATTGCGGAGAGTGACGCCGGCCCGTCGACGGGGCGCGTGGAACGGGCCTCGCGAGGAGGCGGTCCGGCCCCTCTCGGATGCGGTGCGTGACCATCCCTCGAATTGAGCAGCAGAGTCCTCCACCCACCGCCGTTGCTACTGCCGCGACCCCAAGACCGGCAAGCCGCTCGGCAAGAACTGCCCCAAGCTCTCCAGCCGCAAGCACGGCTCCTACTCCATAAGCCAGGAGCTTCCCCCTCGTGAGGACGGCACCCGCCGCTCCTTCAGCCGCGCCGGCTACGAGACCCTCAAGGAGGCTCAGGCCGATCTCGACCACGTGCGGGCCCTCCTGGGGCTCGCCGAGTCCGACGACGCCGAGGCCCTGGCCCGGATCGCCGAGCTTCTGGAGACCGTGGCCGCCGAGAAGGCGCCGCTGCCGAACATCGAGTCGACCCGGCGCCGCCTCAGCCACGGCCTGGACCTGATCAGCAGGCTCACCGTCGGTGAGTGGCTGGACATGTGGCTGGCCGGCAAGAAGGGGCGGCAGA comes from the Streptomyces sp. KMM 9044 genome and includes:
- a CDS encoding glycosyltransferase → MPTALFAWRRTPPPFLIGGAEVTQQLLAEELAAAGWHVNYLGSHEAPWNGATQLPAMRAHLDTHGVPYDEAGGALRYRWNGVECAAFMQNNVEHALGSLLGDLRPDAVFTSQEGSAQLAAQARPTALVAGLLHSVSATGLGVLAGRPHYGLAMSEFVRARAPHTPGTRLAVMYPPFALTGEDSGEGRTASVLMINPIPAKGSELLHRLFRLMPEQHFTLVEGWWDTAADFAAYPNVTYVPRVYDMGPLYRSHRLLLVPSTVEDAFPRVIVEAGLHGVPSIGTDRGGIPEAIGDAGIVLPSTAGPDRWASAIREADHEALGMRARREAVTFTRPCLPELRELGI
- a CDS encoding phosphotransferase is translated as MCVCTADSRIVARVTDANVADRTHLPADDLAELIRAYDIDEVLDRQHLADGLMNVNWRLDTRAGRFALKRVTDVPLNRLRRNLAVLPVLASYGVPVCAPLPTVHGDVIAEVRGGVYCLFPWSAGEHVRGTDLSLTQTYKLGTHLAGLHTALGRAVDEAGMPAVPASVTAEVTEASRAVQKADRLAGAVSARGAGDAFDRAAETALEERKILLDKHAHLRPEGDTPAGPHGWTHGDFQYRNLLWADGELVAVLDWDRLGVRPHAEEVVRTAQVQFGVEGVFDLERVSAFVAGYRSVIPLEPAALLDAARRLWWKRMTDFWQLEFHYDRGDHSCDELFVADEALLHWWTERLDAVERAFTGSA
- a CDS encoding relaxase/mobilization nuclease domain-containing protein — translated: MIPKIILGKGARATRRLIGYLYGPGSANEHADPHLVASWNGFAPDPGRSPHRNPRDVEDQLAAQLDQPVKMLGDKAPETTVWHCPVRAAPEDPILTDAQWADIARRIVAAAGIAPEGDEEACRWVAVRHADDHIHIAATLVRQDSRRPRRDHDIRAVQREARKIETDLGLRRLNPGDGTAAKRPTSKEHFKAKRQGQDTTTREILRTRVRRAMAAASTETEFFALLEATGVAVRPKTGPSGDVLGYSVALPGDLNKHGELVWFSGSTLAGDLSLPKVRHRLTATAPEPASVRPADPWHQATAATERIPHHLTHGDDPIAQGQLVALGEALDLLPLTAPAAVRSELERAAALFERATRSRITADLDSTRALRRSVQTILRTPAATRDGAGLAMLLDAALIAVAFARHWHRAHQHAQQEAAAQQTLVHLQTVYAQVAVPVLDDLARRTPGIQTKQRYARHLQQTVPEHADRILKDPAWDALTTTLADAETAGHNPATLLDQALGQRTLDDARSPARALTWRVHRLGQRHAPSPLAQAAMARSTTRLPATPVRPPAATPTAVQQPQVRRR
- a CDS encoding MobC family plasmid mobilization relaxosome protein — its product is MPRRRLREPTLREKRVHPRYSDDEFALLANAAALSRMPVGGYVAETSLAAARADDPTAAVADYRAMVKALMAANGQLGKIGGNLNQLAWHLNKDGAWPALDLVQKLLGRVEASITDVDMAIAQVTSGR
- a CDS encoding DUF2637 domain-containing protein — its product is MNRTGRFALVIGLVAVVLMAFRVSWNALSDVARAIGADSTAAFLYPIVVDGLMALALIATLVLTGADRKFALRFLATYTIASLLLNYVHGLVPALHTDSIQWGRLTDLNYANWALVLLATSLPVGSIYFGSDLVAKVLHHNTESADSPETASAQSAGEQVPQSTPDRAESVPEQLTESTPVKATEAPDLGPAKGDESAPAARPPRSATVAESTGATRRRATGQVPAAKSTTDHTGITPELLDRARLLTADWPDEQLTAVGLRTELRIGQKPSRLLRDQLQADRTRQVQPVTDNAFEAGSLDEAASPARTV
- a CDS encoding DUF3631 domain-containing protein, giving the protein MEHPETQPYSAPDKREWPPTAVPGKPGEYTGRPSAADVTEDVREDEPVEEKAPEPTIGSALLDELRRQIAKFVILPSPEALDAVTLWVAATHLQTAWQHAPRLAVVAPAKRCGKSRLLDVVTETVHDPLITVNASAAAVFRSITENPPTLLVDEADTLFGSAKVAEKNEEMRGLLNAGHQRNRPTLRVSGPNHEVSKFPTFAMAALAGIGDLPDTIMDRSVVIRMRRRRPGEKVAEFRTVRDTTTLHAVRDRLVEWLAPLHATAMDLTPTMPVEDRAADTWEPLVAVADLAGGAWPEAARAACLAMTRHEAEQDQDNSALNLRLLADIRRVFAAEGNPALLRTGRLLGILNEDTESPWPEYKDKGLTPRGLQLLLKDYGISASSHRFPDGFQARGFAREQFADAWNRYCPEPAPATEPLLLPGPTTGA
- a CDS encoding helix-turn-helix domain-containing protein, whose protein sequence is MDDEADDFPEWVDRVKANVAGEVRRRRKEMGWSAQDLADRCEELGHPIPRNVIANMESGRRAVLPLVDVIVLAAALETYPAHLIFPVGYVEETQELPFQRLVPTWDALRRFTGETEVPGHDAGLVPDFERHASLVRTALAALEEEENARFAAKQATSRAQREEAERKRTAYADQAISAKYNLRHLRRELREEGATPPDLPRALNDVDPPEPETDPTPEERL